A stretch of Desulfitobacterium dichloroeliminans LMG P-21439 DNA encodes these proteins:
- a CDS encoding transferase, which yields MEMELNRSELIAHINRQLANNFGFCGDIEPYLDITLERAQRCFKASLNKYYQKNEEEYFSPYHSGQYAVFLYYLANTIKRVGGDENLATKIYYLNKIMHSVDWYYEIELPEYWGVEHPMSSVLGRAKYNNGFFFYQGCTVGGNKGKYPEMGKNVILYSNVTVLGDAKIGDNVVISTGTTIKDETIPGSCLVFGHSPNLIIKLKDEQYMDELISHFWVR from the coding sequence ATGGAGATGGAATTGAATAGATCAGAACTTATAGCTCACATCAATCGACAGTTAGCAAATAATTTTGGTTTTTGCGGAGATATTGAGCCATATCTAGATATCACGTTGGAAAGAGCCCAAAGGTGTTTTAAAGCAAGTCTGAATAAGTATTATCAGAAGAATGAAGAGGAGTACTTTTCACCTTATCATTCAGGGCAGTATGCGGTTTTTTTGTACTATCTAGCAAATACGATAAAGCGCGTTGGCGGCGATGAAAATTTGGCGACAAAGATTTATTACCTAAATAAAATCATGCATTCTGTTGATTGGTACTATGAAATTGAATTGCCGGAGTACTGGGGTGTCGAGCATCCTATGAGCAGTGTTTTAGGAAGAGCTAAGTACAATAATGGTTTCTTCTTTTACCAAGGGTGTACGGTTGGAGGTAACAAAGGTAAATATCCTGAGATGGGGAAAAACGTAATTCTGTATTCAAATGTTACTGTTCTAGGAGACGCAAAGATAGGTGATAACGTAGTAATATCGACTGGCACTACGATTAAAGATGAGACAATTCCCGGTAGTTGTTTAGTTTTTGGGCATTCGCCAAACCTAATAATCAAACTAAAAGATGAGCAGTATATGGATGAGCTTATATCACATTTCTGGGTAAGATAG
- a CDS encoding NAD-dependent 4,6-dehydratase LegB, whose amino-acid sequence MKRVLVTGSDGFIGSHLTEELVKLGYKVKAFTLYNSFNNWGWLDTLSAEIMNEVEIFQGDIRDPNGVKDAIKGVDEVFHLAALIAIPFSYHSPDTYVDTNIKGTLNVLQAARDLGTSRILVTSTSEVYGTAQYVPIDEKHPFQGQSPYSATKIGADRLAESFYRSFNMPITIVRPFNTYGPRQSNRAVIPTIITQLLAGKEEIKLGSLTPTRDFNYVKDTANGFIELSKCANTIGEEINIATQQEISIGQIAEELIRQINPNAKIVCDEQRLRPDKSEVNRLLGSNEKIKTLTQWKPQYTFKQGLAETIEFFKHNLDKYKTDIYNL is encoded by the coding sequence ATGAAGAGAGTATTAGTAACTGGTTCAGACGGTTTCATCGGAAGCCACCTAACAGAGGAATTAGTTAAACTGGGATACAAAGTTAAGGCATTTACACTGTACAACTCATTTAATAATTGGGGATGGCTGGATACTTTGTCTGCAGAGATTATGAATGAAGTTGAAATATTTCAGGGGGATATCAGAGATCCAAATGGTGTGAAGGATGCAATCAAGGGTGTGGATGAGGTATTCCACTTAGCGGCTCTGATAGCGATACCCTTTAGCTATCATTCACCAGATACTTATGTTGACACTAACATCAAAGGAACGCTCAATGTGTTACAGGCGGCAAGGGACTTGGGAACAAGCCGTATACTAGTTACCTCTACTTCAGAGGTATATGGTACCGCTCAGTATGTGCCGATTGATGAGAAGCATCCTTTTCAAGGGCAATCGCCATATTCCGCAACAAAGATTGGCGCCGATAGATTAGCGGAGTCCTTTTATAGGAGCTTCAATATGCCTATTACAATTGTAAGGCCGTTTAACACGTACGGTCCTAGACAATCTAATAGGGCAGTTATCCCAACAATTATTACTCAACTGCTTGCTGGAAAAGAAGAAATCAAGTTGGGGTCTTTAACACCGACCAGAGACTTTAACTATGTCAAGGATACAGCGAATGGTTTTATTGAATTGTCTAAGTGCGCAAATACCATCGGTGAAGAGATCAATATCGCAACCCAGCAGGAGATTTCAATTGGTCAGATCGCAGAGGAACTTATTAGGCAAATTAATCCTAATGCTAAGATTGTATGTGATGAGCAAAGACTGAGACCAGACAAGAGTGAGGTTAACCGTCTGCTTGGTTCTAATGAAAAAATTAAAACATTAACCCAATGGAAACCGCAGTACACTTTCAAACAGGGACTGGCTGAGACCATAGAGTTTTTTAAACACAACTTGGATAAGTACAAAACTGATATTTATAATTTATAA
- a CDS encoding glycosyltransferase family 1 protein, giving the protein MAQIVGKVLLSGVDVIVMEYYRNIDRSRIQFDFIMDGDNETPIDQEIKELGGRVYKVDPYEHNIKKNMKQCYEILRENQYSIVHAHLNTLSVFPLYEAWRAKIPVRIAHNHSTAANGEVKKTVMKYMLKPFAKKFATHYSACSTVAGRWLFGDYSYDSGEVKLVNNAINIEKFSFNKQVRDRIRNDLNLKEKLVIGHVGRFVYQKNHAFLIDIFYEIHKRNKNTILMLIGSGGLEQSIKEKVATLRLTDSVLFLGLREDVSELMQAMDVFVFPSHYEGLGMVVIEAQAAGLRTIVSEAIPEEAKLTDLFEYCSLSQPARYWAEIVLNCYDGNERRQRNNELRQSGYDIVTAADELREWYEWLYKNVRVHSNS; this is encoded by the coding sequence GTGGCTCAAATTGTTGGTAAAGTGCTTTTAAGCGGTGTGGATGTCATAGTTATGGAGTATTATCGCAATATTGATCGTAGCAGAATTCAATTTGATTTTATTATGGATGGAGATAACGAAACCCCAATTGATCAAGAAATAAAAGAGTTGGGGGGGCGTGTTTATAAAGTTGATCCGTATGAACATAATATAAAAAAAAATATGAAACAGTGTTATGAGATTTTAAGAGAAAATCAGTACTCGATTGTCCATGCGCACTTGAATACACTCAGCGTATTTCCGCTTTATGAAGCATGGCGAGCAAAAATCCCTGTCCGCATCGCTCATAATCACAGTACTGCCGCGAATGGTGAAGTAAAAAAGACAGTAATGAAATACATGTTAAAGCCATTTGCAAAAAAATTTGCTACCCATTATAGTGCTTGTTCAACCGTTGCCGGGAGGTGGCTGTTCGGGGATTATTCTTATGATTCAGGGGAAGTAAAATTAGTAAACAACGCAATAAATATAGAGAAGTTTTCATTTAATAAGCAAGTAAGAGACCGAATCCGTAATGATTTAAATCTCAAAGAAAAACTTGTTATTGGTCATGTTGGTAGATTTGTTTACCAGAAAAATCATGCTTTTTTGATCGATATATTTTATGAAATCCATAAACGAAATAAAAATACAATTCTTATGTTAATCGGTTCAGGAGGTTTAGAACAGTCGATTAAAGAAAAGGTTGCAACCCTTAGATTAACTGATTCTGTTTTATTCCTAGGGTTAAGAGAAGATGTGTCAGAACTCATGCAAGCCATGGATGTATTTGTATTTCCATCCCACTATGAAGGTTTGGGAATGGTTGTAATTGAAGCACAAGCAGCGGGGTTGAGGACAATAGTTTCGGAAGCGATACCAGAAGAAGCGAAGCTTACAGATTTATTCGAGTATTGTAGTCTATCGCAGCCAGCTAGATACTGGGCAGAGATCGTGCTTAACTGCTATGATGGGAATGAAAGGCGCCAGAGAAATAACGAACTGCGTCAGTCAGGGTACGATATTGTAACGGCAGCAGATGAACTGAGAGAATGGTATGAGTGGCTTTATAAGAATGTGAGGGTTCACTCTAATTCTTAA
- a CDS encoding undecaprenyl-phosphate glucose phosphotransferase: MIRENQETLNKLQIVLDLAMVVTALVLAYWLRFYNYEESHLGFESYVPALILLVPLHFLLYYFLGLYEPRRRQSITLEVGRIIRANLLSTMILLALLYFLKEIDYSRQVLIYFVVLTSVLTIGERVALRAILYNIRKNGYNKKHVLIIGTGRLAKRLIGALTENRYLGYEIIGIIDDNIEIGKKLAGIAVTGGVADLEDVIREGKIDEIFITISTKDYDKFRTIIKVCEKSGARTQIVPDYARFIPAKPQMDEIDGIPLINIRHVPLDNFLKAFSKRTFDIAFSFVGILICLPLLALIIIGIKIDSPGPVFFAQERVGLNKRHFKMYKFRTMKVQTSEDSDKEWTIKGDNRKTRLGNLLRKTSIDELPQLWNVLKGDMSLVGPRPERPFFVSQFKEKIPRYMVKHQVRPGITGWAQVNGWRGDTSIRKRIECDIYYIENWMFLFDVKILLMTLFKGFVNKNAY, encoded by the coding sequence ATGATCAGGGAGAACCAAGAAACGCTGAATAAATTGCAGATCGTTCTCGACTTGGCAATGGTAGTCACTGCCCTTGTCCTAGCCTATTGGCTCAGGTTCTATAATTATGAAGAGAGCCATTTGGGGTTTGAAAGCTATGTTCCAGCACTTATCTTGCTGGTTCCCTTGCACTTCCTGCTCTATTATTTTTTGGGTCTTTACGAACCAAGAAGACGTCAAAGCATCACCTTAGAAGTTGGAAGGATTATCCGAGCTAATCTTCTGAGCACAATGATCCTACTTGCCCTGCTCTACTTCCTCAAGGAGATTGATTATTCTCGTCAAGTTCTTATCTATTTTGTGGTCCTTACCAGTGTACTTACCATAGGCGAACGGGTAGCACTCAGGGCTATCCTCTATAATATTCGAAAAAATGGCTATAATAAGAAACACGTCTTAATTATCGGCACGGGAAGACTCGCTAAAAGACTGATTGGTGCACTCACAGAAAATCGATACTTAGGTTATGAAATCATTGGGATTATTGATGATAACATCGAAATAGGCAAGAAATTGGCTGGGATAGCAGTTACTGGTGGAGTAGCTGACCTGGAAGACGTCATAAGAGAAGGCAAAATTGATGAAATCTTTATAACCATTTCCACAAAGGATTACGATAAGTTCAGAACGATTATCAAGGTCTGTGAGAAAAGTGGTGCTCGAACCCAGATCGTTCCTGATTATGCGCGCTTCATCCCTGCGAAACCTCAGATGGATGAGATCGACGGCATCCCCCTTATTAACATCCGACATGTCCCCCTGGACAACTTCCTGAAGGCATTTTCTAAGCGGACCTTTGACATTGCATTTTCGTTTGTAGGTATACTAATTTGTTTGCCCCTATTGGCGCTGATAATTATCGGTATTAAAATAGACTCCCCAGGTCCTGTTTTTTTTGCCCAAGAAAGGGTAGGGCTAAATAAAAGGCACTTCAAGATGTACAAATTCCGTACTATGAAAGTGCAGACTTCTGAGGACTCAGATAAGGAGTGGACCATAAAAGGGGACAATCGAAAGACGAGATTAGGCAACCTCTTGCGTAAGACAAGCATTGACGAGTTACCTCAGCTCTGGAACGTCCTCAAAGGGGATATGAGCTTAGTTGGCCCCCGCCCTGAACGGCCCTTCTTCGTTTCTCAGTTCAAGGAGAAGATTCCAAGATATATGGTTAAACACCAAGTTCGCCCCGGCATAACGGGCTGGGCCCAGGTCAACGGCTGGCGTGGGGATACATCAATTCGAAAACGGATTGAATGTGATATTTACTATATTGAGAATTGGATGTTTTTATTTGATGTAAAGATTCTCCTTATGACGTTGTTTAAGGGGTTTGTTAATAAGAATGCTTATTGA
- a CDS encoding TolC family protein, translated as MKKRQLKIFTLIVTPILAGSIVFTTNQSLASDSQNIPPASAESSQSSSATETPKNTDGNSVLRLSLEDALKSIETGNSTLQLTDSKILIYEKQYQQALARHNANYSEVDEDSAKARKLNHKRTLWTLENAKHDRDTQLENLKVLITNQYQSILALQQQEANLKVQLKNVDTLINQLNLQIDLGMTIQSQIYSLNAQRSSLEAGLKATQNSVKSSMIAFKRDLGIDLNREVVLTSDLLTYEKFDDAKLEEQIAKAIENDYDNQRYEQDIELTQIEYDIAFYYDNPSADQFQISVEDKKATLEALPVTKQVSLRTAYNDLKSLENSIEAARLAVEADKINMEILQKKIDVGVSSSIEIIEIQNKLLNDQYALLQDINSYMAAKASFTNSLDN; from the coding sequence GTGAAAAAGAGACAACTTAAGATATTTACGCTGATCGTCACGCCTATCTTAGCTGGATCCATTGTCTTTACGACCAATCAATCATTAGCTTCTGATAGCCAGAACATTCCACCGGCCTCAGCAGAATCATCTCAATCCTCAAGTGCTACTGAGACACCCAAAAATACTGATGGAAATTCCGTCTTACGGCTCTCTCTCGAAGACGCTCTCAAATCCATCGAAACCGGAAATAGCACTTTACAGTTAACCGATAGCAAAATATTGATCTACGAAAAGCAATATCAGCAAGCCTTAGCCCGGCATAATGCCAATTACTCAGAAGTCGATGAAGACTCTGCCAAAGCGAGGAAGTTGAATCATAAGCGGACCCTCTGGACCTTAGAAAATGCCAAACACGATCGGGACACCCAATTAGAGAATCTAAAGGTTCTGATTACAAATCAGTATCAAAGCATCTTAGCACTTCAGCAACAGGAAGCGAATCTTAAGGTTCAATTGAAAAATGTAGATACCCTTATCAACCAGCTTAATTTACAAATTGATTTGGGAATGACAATCCAATCGCAGATATATTCATTAAACGCTCAAAGGAGTTCCTTGGAGGCAGGACTAAAAGCTACTCAGAATAGTGTCAAGAGTTCAATGATTGCCTTCAAACGAGATCTGGGTATCGATCTCAATCGAGAAGTAGTATTGACCTCTGATTTACTCACCTACGAGAAGTTTGATGATGCCAAGCTGGAAGAACAAATAGCAAAAGCAATTGAAAACGACTATGATAACCAGCGGTATGAGCAGGATATTGAACTCACTCAAATCGAGTACGACATCGCCTTTTACTACGATAACCCCTCCGCAGACCAGTTCCAAATTAGTGTTGAAGATAAGAAAGCCACTCTAGAAGCACTGCCTGTGACCAAGCAGGTTTCACTACGGACAGCCTATAATGACCTAAAGTCCCTGGAAAACTCCATCGAAGCAGCTAGACTTGCAGTGGAAGCCGATAAAATCAATATGGAAATTCTACAAAAGAAAATCGATGTAGGAGTTTCCAGTAGTATCGAGATTATCGAGATACAAAATAAGCTTCTCAATGATCAATATGCTCTGCTGCAGGATATCAATTCCTATATGGCAGCCAAGGCTAGCTTTACAAATAGTTTGGATAACTAG
- a CDS encoding TolC family protein, translated as MLAAILLVTLILASTTHIAQAAEDTLDIEKAAISSIKNSQILKTNGLRVEQMERNYANTKGQMSRLKGLIPFMPNSFELVKTYVLTPKIFENYLIQLNNGQAVLTNAVRLSAYNEYITLLKADYALQTQSELMNSLYEDFKKARLQQEQGMITESQLRLAEIAYEQIRYNYLSAQNSKDSAYMALNNMMGEDISKQYATLQDYNVIPASEIQPPEEYMEQALANRAEVSNAQSTLDLLEEQYLYGSAEIPTDYEFYKQQQEYEIANAQNNLELARINVQQNIAELYTGLESSMEKMEAMGYLAQQAEQNYQAAQIQYENTMITFIELNDAKMAKAQADINYKNAELDTWVMQVMMDLACGVGFQPTNMQ; from the coding sequence ATGCTCGCAGCCATTCTGCTGGTCACGCTGATACTGGCAAGCACAACCCATATTGCACAGGCAGCTGAGGATACTTTGGATATTGAAAAAGCAGCCATAAGCTCGATCAAGAATTCCCAAATCCTTAAGACAAATGGCCTCAGGGTCGAGCAGATGGAAAGAAACTATGCCAATACAAAAGGACAAATGAGCCGACTCAAAGGACTCATACCCTTTATGCCTAATTCCTTTGAGTTGGTTAAGACCTATGTCTTAACGCCTAAGATTTTTGAAAATTACCTAATTCAACTTAACAATGGGCAAGCAGTCTTAACCAATGCCGTTCGTCTCTCAGCCTATAATGAATACATTACCTTACTCAAAGCAGACTATGCCCTGCAAACTCAAAGCGAGCTTATGAATTCTCTCTATGAGGACTTCAAGAAAGCTCGCCTTCAACAAGAACAGGGCATGATTACAGAATCTCAGCTAAGGTTAGCTGAGATCGCCTACGAACAAATCCGCTACAACTATCTCAGTGCCCAAAATAGTAAAGATTCGGCTTACATGGCTCTCAATAACATGATGGGTGAAGATATCTCTAAGCAATACGCTACTTTGCAGGATTATAACGTCATACCAGCGTCAGAAATCCAACCCCCTGAAGAATATATGGAGCAAGCTTTAGCCAATCGCGCGGAGGTCAGCAACGCTCAAAGTACACTGGACTTACTGGAAGAACAGTATCTCTATGGTAGTGCAGAAATTCCTACGGATTATGAGTTCTACAAGCAGCAACAAGAATATGAGATTGCAAACGCCCAGAACAATTTGGAGCTCGCTCGTATCAATGTTCAGCAAAACATTGCCGAGTTGTATACCGGCTTAGAAAGCTCTATGGAAAAGATGGAAGCTATGGGGTATCTCGCTCAGCAAGCTGAACAGAATTACCAAGCAGCCCAAATCCAATATGAGAATACTATGATCACTTTTATCGAACTGAATGACGCTAAAATGGCTAAAGCTCAAGCCGACATAAACTACAAAAACGCTGAACTAGATACATGGGTGATGCAAGTCATGATGGATCTGGCCTGTGGCGTAGGATTCCAACCAACGAACATGCAATAA
- a CDS encoding cell wall-binding repeat-containing protein produces the protein MRKRRLTLILCIVLSMLILPMNALAASNPTTPTGLKATVISSTQINLSWDPVNTATQYYIYQANSPSGTYTYIGASNATSYVNTALKSNTPYYYRVQALNSSGASAYSTEAWAVTLSGPSGSGSNLPISDERISGADRYKTAVEIAKVGWNTSYYAIIASGENFPDALCAAPLAKRYNAPILLTAKNSLSTETKKQLLALNVKNAVIIGGTGVVTENVANTIKNLGISVSRLAGADRYETSLKVAKEMGNFDQAVIASGLNYQDVLSIAPIAAEAGMPILLTPKDRVSNELKRLLDENTEDTYVLGDTGTISNNVYLQLPSPERLTGANWYELNVNILEAFENQLDLNTIYLATGSAYPDALAGSVLASLSGSPVILVSNPLKQATLDFLEDYSSEIRKVVAFGGTGVISESLLDTITSKVGKGNNYNQTTTNLSATPLSASQVYLTWNTVNNATAYNVFKSNSYSGNYERIATTSTPYYSDAFLSTGTTYYYKVQAVYSNETGPYSNVVYATTLTVNSALTQPTNVAATIFNVNQINLTWDTVSSAVYYNVYRSTSPNGTYTSVASVNTPYYSDTNLTAGLTFYYKIQAVNTSSTSPYSVIVHAQTLLDNNTLAIPANVTATALSPSQIQVKWDSVTNATYYNVYRSTTLQGTYELVASVVTPFHIETSLAPGTMYFYKVQPGNTVGVGNYSNVVYVATQYSISNMGIPSNIKVTPLSASQIFLNWDTVTNATYYNIYRATTSNGTYSIVGTVNTPYFSDNSLTSRQTYYYKVQAGNTTTTGSQSSTVFGTTN, from the coding sequence ATGAGAAAAAGAAGACTAACGTTGATTTTATGTATCGTATTGTCGATGCTGATTCTGCCTATGAATGCTTTGGCTGCGAGTAATCCCACAACTCCTACTGGCTTAAAGGCCACAGTGATTAGTTCTACCCAAATCAATTTGTCTTGGGACCCTGTGAACACAGCTACCCAGTATTACATCTATCAGGCCAATTCACCGTCGGGAACTTACACATACATAGGTGCAAGCAATGCCACCAGCTACGTGAATACGGCATTGAAGTCCAACACACCTTATTATTACAGAGTTCAGGCCCTAAACAGCAGCGGTGCTAGTGCATACTCAACTGAGGCTTGGGCGGTGACTCTTTCGGGGCCCTCTGGCTCAGGAAGCAATTTACCGATCTCAGACGAACGGATATCCGGAGCAGATCGTTACAAGACAGCCGTAGAAATCGCTAAAGTGGGGTGGAACACCTCCTACTATGCCATCATAGCTAGCGGGGAGAATTTCCCTGACGCTTTATGCGCAGCACCACTGGCCAAAAGATACAATGCACCAATTCTCCTCACCGCCAAGAATTCCTTGTCCACAGAAACGAAGAAACAACTGTTGGCTCTGAACGTGAAAAACGCTGTGATTATTGGCGGTACCGGTGTAGTCACAGAAAACGTAGCCAATACCATTAAGAACCTAGGAATCAGCGTATCCCGGCTTGCAGGAGCTGATCGCTATGAAACCTCATTGAAGGTTGCTAAAGAAATGGGCAACTTTGACCAAGCCGTCATTGCTTCAGGTCTTAATTATCAAGATGTCTTATCCATCGCGCCCATCGCTGCCGAGGCTGGCATGCCGATACTCTTGACTCCTAAGGACAGAGTCTCTAATGAACTTAAGAGGCTTTTGGATGAAAACACTGAGGACACTTATGTTTTGGGAGACACGGGGACCATCAGCAATAACGTCTATTTGCAGCTCCCTTCACCAGAACGCTTGACAGGGGCGAATTGGTACGAGCTGAATGTCAATATTCTGGAGGCATTTGAAAACCAATTAGATCTAAACACCATTTACCTAGCCACGGGGTCAGCTTACCCTGATGCGTTAGCCGGTTCAGTCTTGGCCTCTTTATCAGGCTCTCCCGTGATCTTAGTAAGTAATCCCCTGAAGCAAGCCACCCTTGATTTCCTCGAAGACTATAGTTCAGAGATCCGCAAGGTAGTGGCTTTTGGGGGAACAGGCGTTATATCTGAGAGTCTGCTTGATACCATAACTTCCAAGGTCGGAAAAGGCAATAATTATAATCAGACGACCACTAATTTATCAGCAACTCCCTTAAGCGCCAGCCAAGTCTATCTCACTTGGAACACAGTGAACAACGCTACCGCTTACAATGTTTTTAAATCTAACTCTTATTCCGGCAACTACGAGAGAATTGCTACCACTTCTACCCCTTATTATTCTGATGCTTTTCTGTCCACAGGAACTACCTATTATTATAAAGTTCAGGCCGTTTACAGTAACGAAACCGGTCCCTACTCGAATGTGGTTTATGCCACCACCCTTACTGTCAATAGTGCTCTGACCCAACCAACAAATGTCGCGGCAACAATCTTCAATGTTAATCAGATTAACTTAACCTGGGATACTGTCAGCAGTGCCGTCTACTATAATGTCTATCGATCAACCTCCCCTAATGGTACCTATACCAGTGTTGCCTCAGTTAACACTCCCTACTATTCGGACACGAACCTAACCGCAGGACTTACCTTTTATTATAAAATTCAAGCGGTCAACACTTCTTCCACTAGCCCTTACTCCGTCATTGTCCACGCCCAGACTTTGTTGGACAATAATACTCTTGCCATACCAGCCAACGTAACAGCGACTGCCCTCAGCCCAAGTCAGATCCAAGTGAAGTGGGATAGTGTTACTAATGCTACCTACTATAATGTGTATCGCTCTACGACCCTACAAGGAACCTATGAGCTGGTCGCATCAGTGGTAACTCCCTTCCACATTGAGACATCATTAGCTCCTGGAACGATGTACTTCTATAAGGTACAGCCGGGTAATACTGTGGGCGTAGGGAATTACTCAAATGTCGTTTATGTAGCCACTCAGTATAGTATTAGTAATATGGGAATACCTTCAAACATCAAGGTGACTCCACTAAGCGCGAGCCAGATCTTCTTGAATTGGGATACAGTGACTAATGCAACGTATTATAATATTTATAGAGCTACCACCAGTAATGGAACCTATAGCATAGTCGGTACCGTTAATACCCCGTACTTCTCGGATAATAGCCTTACGTCCAGACAGACCTATTATTATAAAGTTCAGGCCGGCAATACTACGACAACAGGTAGCCAATCCAGTACAGTATTCGGTACGACGAATTAG
- a CDS encoding cell wall-binding repeat-containing protein has translation MNWKKHTSLPAFMLVSISISIFILTLSQSVLASTTTSRLAGADRYLTAIAISQSGWPEGAAEVILTTGENYPDALSAAPLAGKYDAPILLVSLKGLSPEALTELKRLNPKKAYIVGGTGVIPNSVDSQLTANGISSSRLAGKDRYETAMAVARSVGLSKGVFFVPGFSFADALSAAPIAAAEGMPIVPVPADDFTKSQKAYFSKAKLGRVIIVGSKADIPQNIRSQFTGAENIEGVDAYVRNSALLKYFEVNIRTEKAFLATGQTYPDALAAAALAQQDYNPVVLLKGNEITSAVQSYFSTKVINQIMVLGGERIISSTTVTRLANLTPTITEVEDIDVKVLENQSYALPVSIAAKTSKGNLAQVPVTWNLTDVSTDKAGTYYYSGTVNGYDGTMRLALTVEPGITGVDTFQAEVIQGGTYTLPETVIVTKSDNSTREMAIKWSSTPNVTILNKIGTYTFQGVVEGTNQTTNLSLKVSVDKAIEFKDSSFEWAVKFSLGKQSSAQPVYLSEVLEITSLDLKGYGIRDLTGLDSFTNLQTLDMSNNFLKSTNLSQISRLTNLKSLDLMNNDLDLISSLTSLKSLTQLDISLNKIKDFSPIRDLTRLTSLSIKGNATQDYSPTRLYYDQLIEKDFDL, from the coding sequence ATGAATTGGAAGAAACATACTTCTTTGCCTGCTTTCATGTTAGTAAGCATAAGCATAAGTATATTTATATTAACCTTATCACAAAGCGTATTAGCCTCAACGACTACTTCACGGCTAGCGGGTGCTGATCGTTATCTTACAGCGATAGCCATTAGTCAAAGTGGCTGGCCGGAAGGGGCAGCAGAAGTCATTCTGACGACAGGGGAGAATTACCCGGATGCTTTAAGTGCAGCACCCTTAGCAGGTAAATATGATGCTCCTATCTTGTTGGTTAGCTTGAAGGGATTAAGTCCGGAAGCCCTCACTGAGCTAAAACGCTTGAATCCCAAAAAGGCTTATATCGTCGGCGGTACTGGAGTGATCCCTAACAGCGTAGATAGTCAACTCACAGCGAATGGAATCTCCAGTTCGCGTTTAGCGGGTAAAGATCGCTATGAAACAGCAATGGCAGTTGCCCGATCTGTAGGATTGAGCAAAGGAGTATTCTTTGTACCGGGCTTCAGCTTTGCTGATGCCTTATCTGCAGCGCCGATCGCTGCAGCCGAAGGAATGCCCATTGTTCCGGTGCCTGCAGATGATTTCACCAAGAGCCAAAAGGCCTATTTTAGTAAAGCTAAATTAGGCAGAGTAATTATCGTCGGAAGCAAAGCGGATATACCACAGAACATTCGGAGCCAGTTCACAGGGGCCGAGAATATCGAAGGTGTAGATGCTTACGTTCGGAATAGCGCCCTACTTAAGTATTTTGAAGTAAATATCAGAACGGAGAAGGCTTTTTTAGCTACCGGGCAGACTTATCCTGATGCCTTAGCAGCGGCCGCGCTTGCGCAGCAGGATTACAATCCTGTGGTTTTACTGAAGGGTAACGAGATTACTTCAGCGGTTCAAAGCTATTTTTCTACTAAAGTAATCAACCAAATCATGGTTCTCGGCGGAGAGAGAATTATCTCATCTACTACCGTGACTCGCTTAGCGAATCTGACTCCAACTATAACAGAAGTAGAAGATATTGATGTAAAAGTGCTGGAAAATCAGAGTTATGCGTTGCCCGTGTCAATTGCAGCAAAAACCAGTAAAGGAAACTTGGCTCAGGTTCCGGTTACTTGGAATCTAACGGACGTTTCCACGGATAAGGCTGGAACATACTACTATTCAGGTACAGTGAATGGCTACGATGGAACCATGCGCTTAGCACTGACTGTAGAGCCAGGAATTACAGGTGTAGATACTTTCCAGGCGGAAGTCATCCAAGGTGGTACCTATACCCTCCCGGAAACGGTCATCGTCACCAAGAGCGATAATAGCACGAGGGAGATGGCTATTAAATGGAGTTCCACACCAAACGTAACGATTCTTAATAAAATAGGCACCTATACTTTTCAAGGTGTTGTAGAAGGTACAAATCAAACTACTAACTTGAGTTTAAAAGTCTCAGTTGATAAAGCCATCGAATTTAAAGATAGTAGCTTTGAATGGGCAGTTAAGTTTTCTCTAGGCAAGCAATCTTCCGCGCAGCCCGTGTACCTAAGTGAAGTGTTAGAAATCACTAGCCTAGATCTGAAGGGTTATGGAATACGCGATCTTACCGGTCTGGATTCCTTCACGAATCTGCAAACTCTAGATATGAGCAACAATTTCCTGAAGAGTACAAATCTATCTCAGATTTCAAGGCTTACCAACCTCAAATCACTAGACCTTATGAATAATGATCTAGATCTAATCAGCTCATTAACCAGTCTGAAGAGCCTAACCCAACTAGATATCAGCCTTAATAAAATTAAAGACTTTTCCCCCATCAGAGATTTGACTCGCCTTACGTCCTTATCTATAAAGGGGAATGCGACCCAAGACTATAGCCCAACACGGCTGTATTATGACCAGCTAATCGAGAAGGATTTTGACCTCTAG